CATGGCGCCCTGGATTCCCTGGTCGACGGCCGGAATAAATTCCTTCGGGATGGCGCCGCCCACAACGGCATTGACGAATTCATAGCCCTTTTCGGGGTTGGGCTCGATCCTGATCTTAACGTGGCCGTACTGGCCTTTACCGCCGGACTGCCTGACATACTTGGTGTCGGACGAAGCCTCTTTCAGGATGGTCTCTTTATAGGCGACCTGCGGCTTGCCGACGTTCGCCTCCACCTTGAATTCCCTCATCAGCCTGTCGACGATGATCTCAAGGTGAAGCTCGCCCATGCCGGCGATAATGGTCTGTCCCGTTTCCTCGTCTGTGTAAGCCTTGAAAGTCGGGTCTTCCTCCGCCAGCTTGGCAAGCGCGATGCCCATCTTTTCCTGGCCGGCCTTTGTCTTCGGCTCGATTGCCACGCGGATGACGGGCTCGGGGAATTCCATGGATTCCAGCACGACGGGATGCTTTGCGTCGCAGAGCGTATCGCCGGTCGTGGTGTTTTTCAGGCCGACGGCCGCCGCGATATCCCCCGCATAAACGCTTTCGAGATCCTGGCGGTGGTTCGCGTGCATCTGAAGGATGCGGCCCATGCGCTCGTTGTCATCCTTGGTGGAATTGTAAACCGTATCCCCCGCGTTCACCGTGCCGGAATACACGCGGAAGAAACAGAGCTTTCCGACGTAGGGGTCGGTCGCGATCTTGAAGGCGAGCGCCGAAAACGGCTGGTCGTCGGAAGAATGGCGGTCTTCCTCTTCCCCCGTGTCCGGGTTCGTTCCCTTGATGTTCGGGACATCCGTCGGGGCGGGCATATAATCGACAATGGCGTCCAAAAGCTTCTGCACGCCCTTATTCCTGTAAGAAGAACCACAGGTAACCGGAACCATGCTGTTGGCAAGTGTGGATTTGCGAATACAATCTTTGATTTCCTTCTCGGTCAGCTGCTCCCCGTTCAGGTATTTTTCAAAAAGAGTGTCATCCTGCTCTGCAACATGCTCGATCAGCGCGGTGTGGTATTTCTTGGCCAGCTCTTTCATGTCATCCGGAATCTCTTCGCAGCGGATGTCCTTCCCGAGCTCGTCGTAATAGACGTAAGCCTTCATCTCCACCAGGTCGATCAGTCCCTTATAAGTGTCTTCTTTGCCGATGGGAAGCTGAATCGGCACCGCATTGCATTTCAGACGGTCTTTCATCATCTGGATCACATGGAAGAAATCAGCCCCCATGATATCCATTTTATTGACATAGGCCATGCGGGGAACATGATATTCCTCCGCCTGGCGCCAAACAGTCTCGGACTGCGGTTCAACGCCGCCCTTTGCGCAGAAAACGGTTACGGAGCCGTCGAGCACGCGAAGGGAACGCTCCACCTCGACCGTAAAGTCAACGTGGCCGGGAGTGTCAATGATGTTGATTCTGTGACCCTTCCAAAAGCAGGTGGTAGCAGCAGAGGTGATCGTGATCCCTCTTTCCTGCTCCTGCGCCATCCAGTCCATCGTTGCAGCGCCATCATGAACTTCGCCAATTTTATGGTTAATTCCTGTATAATACAGAATACGTTCCGTGGTAGTTGTTTTACCGGCATCAATGTGTGCCATAATGCCGATATTGCGGGTCATTTGTAATGATACCTGCCTTGGCATAGTGTCCTCCTTAAATCTGAATCATGTGTAAGTGTCTGCGCAGAGAGATGGAAAAGCTTCCGGTCAGCGCCGAAGGATTACCACCTGTAATGAGCAAACGCCCGGTTGGCTTCCGCCATCTTATGCGTATCTTCACGCTTTTTGGCGGCGCCTCCGGCACCATTAATCGCATCAAGGATTTCTCCGGCAAGTCTTTCTTTCATCGTCTTTTCGGATCTCAGCCTGGAATAATTCGTTACCCAGCGCAGACCCAGTGTCTGCCTTCTTTCGGGGCGTACCTCGATCGGCACCTGATAGGTCGCGCCGCCGACGCGGCGCGCCTTTACCTCTAAAGACGGCATGACGTTTTCCATTGCCTGCTCAAAAACTTCAAGCGGGTCTTTTCCCGTTTTCTCGCTGATAATATCGAATGCACCGTAGACGATCTTCTGGGAAACACCCTTCTTGCCGTCGTACATGATATTGTTGATCAAACGGGTCACAAGCTTGGAATGATAAAGCGGGTCGGGCAAAACATCACGTTTTGCAATAGAACCTCTTCTTGGCACTTTACTTCCCTCCTTCACATAAATGATATCATCGGTACTCGAAAGGACAAACTCCCGTTGGCCATAGAGACGTTCTTAAAAATCTATAAAAACGCCGCCAGATGTGCTTCTTCAGCACGCAGCCGTAAGGTTTCTGCCAGATCAGCCCTTTTTCGCAGCGCCGGGCTTCGGACGCTTCGCGCCATACTTGGAGCGCGCCTGCATACGCTTCGCAACGCCCTGGGCATCCAGAGTGCCGCGGATGATATGGTAACGCACGCCAGGCAGATCCTTGACACGGCCGCCGCGGATCATCACGACGCTGTGCTCCTGCAGATTGTGGCCGACGCCGGGGATATACGCACTGACTTCAATGCCGTTGGAAAGCCTTACCCTCGCGATTTTTCTCAGCGCCGAGTTCGGCTTTTTGGGCGTAGCCGTCTTCACAGAAGTGCAGACGCCGCGCTTTTGGGGGGAATCCTGATCGATCGAAAGCCTTTTCTTGGAATTCCATCCCTTCAGAAGCGCAGGAGCCTTTGCTTTTCTTTCGCTGACTTCTCTGCCTGTATGGACCAACTGATTAAATGTGGGCATATGACACCTCCTCTCTGAAAGATGATATGTTAAACGGGCATATTCTGCCCCTTTTAACCCGGAATAAACAATCTTGCGAAAATCATACAATAATGCAGGGGAAGCCTGCTCCAAAAGGAGTCTTCTGGAGCAGAAAAATCCCGATTTTATTGTAAATCATCACAATTAATAATTTTATCATGATGCGGTATCGTTTGTCAAGCCCGAATCCGCGGGCTCTATCTCGATATCGCGGTAGCATTTCATGCCGGTGCCGGCGGGGATCAGCTTGCCGATGCAGACGTTCTCTTTCAGGCCGAGCAGCGGGTCCACCTTGCCCTTGATGGCGGCGTCGGTCAGAACACGCGTGGTCTCCTGGAACGACGCGGCGGAGAGGAACGAATCCGTCGCAAGGGAGGCCTTGGTGATGCCGAGCAGCACAGGGGTGCAGGTCGCTTCCTTCAGGTCGGTCTCGCCGTTTGCGATGCGGTCGCGGATCTGCTGGTTTTCGGCCTCGAACTCCGTCTTTTCGACCAGCGAGCTGGGCAGCATGGTGGTGTCCCCGGACTCTTCCACGCGCACCTTCTTCATCATCTGGCGCACGATGACCTCGATATGCTTGTCGTTGATATCGACGCCCTGCATCCGGTAGACGCGCTGCACTTCCTGGATCAGATAATCCTGAACCGCCTGCGGGCCGCTGATCGCCAGAATGTCGTGCGGGTTGACGGAGCCCTCGGTGAGCCTGTCGCCGGCCTTGATCTGCTGGCCCTTCTTGACGCTGACGCGAGAGCCGTACGGGATCAGATAAGACTTCTGGTCGCCGGTTTCCTGATTGGTGATCACCACGTGCCTGTTCTTTTTGACTTCCTCGAACGAGACCTCGCCGGCGATTTCGCTGATGATGGCGAGGTGCTTCGGCTTGCGCCCTTCGAACAGCTCTTCGACGCGCGGCAGGCCCTGCGTGATATCCTCCGCGCTGGCGACACCGCCGGTGTGGAAGGTTCTCATGGTCAGCTGGGTGCCCGGCTCGCCGATGGACTGGGCGGCGATGATGCCGACCGATTCTCCCACGGTAACGGGGCCGCCGGTCGCCAGGTTCGCGCCGTAGCACTTTTTGCAGATGCCGTGCTTTGCGCGGCAGTTCAGAATGGAGCGGATCTTGATGTGCGTGACGCCCTTGGAAACGATCAGGTTGGCGTCGCTCTCGTCGATCAGCTTATCTTTGGAAACAAGGACTTTCCCGGTTTCCGGATCCACGAAGTCCTCCAGCAGATAGCGGCCCTGCAGGCGCTCCGACAAAGGCTCGATCGACTCCTTGCCCTCCTGGATGTCGAAGATCTCCAGGCCCTCGGTGGCGCCGCAGTCATCCTCGCGCACGATGACTTCCTGCGAAACATCGACCAGGCGGCGGGTCAGATAGCCGGAGTCCGCCGTTCTCAGGGCAGTGTCGGCCAAGCCCTTCCTGGCACCGCGGGACGAAATGAAGTATTCCAGAACATTCAGGCCCTCGCGGTAGTTGGCCTTGATCGGGATTTCAATCGTACGGCCGGAGGTGTTCGCGATCAGCCCGCGCATGCCGGCGAGCTGGCGGATCTGGCTCATGGAGCCGCGGGCCCCGGAATCCGCCATCATGAAGATCGGGTTGTAGCGGTCCAGCCCGTTCTGCAGCGCCGCGGTGACGTCGTTCGTGGCCTTTTCCCACGTCTTCAGCACGGCGTTGTAGCGTTCCGAATCGGAAAGCAGGCCGTTTTTGAACTCGTCGGTGACAAGGTCGATCTTCTTGTCGGCGGCGGCGATGATTTCCTTTTTCTGCGGCGGGATGGTGGCGTCGCTCACGGCGACGGTGATGCCGCTTTTCGTGGAGTATTTATAGCCCTGCGATTTGATCTGGTCCAGCACCTCGGCGGTCTTCGCCGTGCCGTGCTTGTGGATGCATTTGTCGATGATCTGGCCGAGCTGCTTTTTGCCGACCAGAAAATCGATTTCGAACAGGAACAGGTTTTCCGGTTTGGAACGGTCCACATACCCCAGATCCTGCGGGATCGGCTGGTTGAAAATAATGCGGCCGACCGTCGAATCCACCAAGCGGGATACCTGTTTTCCGTCGATTTCCAAAAAGCGGCGGACCTTGACCTTCGCCTGCAGACTGACGACCCCTGTCTCATAGGCCATCAGGGCTTCCTTGACGTCGCGGAAAATCTTCCCCTCGCCCTTCTCGCCGTCTTTATCCAAAGTCAGGTAATAGGAGCCGAGCACCATATCCTGGGTAGGAACGGTGACGGGGCGCCCGTCGGAAGGCTTCAGCAGGTTCCCGGCGGCGAGCATCAGGAAGCGCGCTTCTGCCTGCGCCTCGGCGGAAAGCGGAACGTGCACGGCCATCTGGTCGCCGTCGAAATCGGCGTTGTAGGCCGTGCAGGCCAGCGGATGCAGCTTTAAGGCGCGCCCCTCGACCAGCACCGGCTCAAACGCCTGAATGCCCAGCCTGTGCAGGGTCGGCGCGCGGTTCAACAGCACCGGGTGGTTTTTGATGACGACTTCGAGCGCGTCCCAGACCTCGGGCTTCGCGCGCTCGACCGCCTTTCTCGCCGCCTTGATATTTCCGGCTGCGCCGGTTTCCACAAGGCGCTTCATGACGAACGGCTTGAACAGCTCCAGCGCCATTTCCTTCGGCAGGCCGCACTGGTACATTTTCAGCTCCGGGCCGACGACGATGACCGAACGGCCGGAATAGTCGACGCGCTTGCCCAGAAGGTTCTGGCGGAAACGGCCCTGTTTGCCCTTGAGCATATCCGAAAGGGATTTCAGGGGGCGGTTGTTCGGGCCGGTGACCGGGCGGCCGCGGCGGCCGTTGTCGATCAGGGCATCCACCGCTTCCTGAAGCATGCGCTTCTCATTGCGCACGATGATATCCGGCGCGCCCAGCTCCAGCAGCCGTTTCAGGCGGTTGTTGCGGTTGATCACGCGGCGGTAAAGGTCGTTCAGGTCGGAAGTCGCGAACCGGCCGCCGTCGAGCTGCACCATCGGGCGCAGTTCCGGCGGGATGACCGGGATGCAGTCCAAGATCATCCATTCCGGGCGGTTCCCCGAAAGGCGGAACGCCTCGACCACTTCCAGCCGCTTCAGAACGCGCACGCGCTTCTGACCGGAAGCGTTCTCAAGCTCTTCCTTCAGCTCTTTCGATTCTTTGTCAAGGTCGATTTCGGCAAGCAGCTTTTTGATGGCCTCGGCTCCCATGCCGGCGTCAAAATCGTCCTCGTATTTTTCTCGCATGTCGCGGTATTCCTTTTCATTGAGCATCTGCTTTTTCTGCAGCTCGCGCACATTGCCGGGATCGGTTACGATATAAAGGGCAAAATACAGGACCTTCTCCAGCATGCGCGGGGAAATGTCGAGAATCAGGCCCATTCTGGATGGAATCCCCTTGAAATACCAGATATGAGAAACGGGGGCGGCAAGCTCAATGTGTCCCATGCGTTCGCGGCGCACCTTGGCGCGGGTGACTTCTACCCCGCAGCGCTCGCAGATCTTGCCCTTGTAGCGAATCCTCTTGTACTTTCCGCAATGGCATTCCCAGTCTTTGGTGGGCCCGAAGATTCTCTCGCAGAAAAGGCCGTCGCGCTCGGGCTTCAAGGTGCGGTAATTGATGGTTTCCGGTTTTTTGACTTCGCCGTGCGACCACTCGCGGATGGTTTCCGGAGAAGCAAGTCCGATTTTCATTGATTCAAATACGTTAAATTCCATTATGCAGCCCCCTACTATTCGATATCATCATGATCGCTGTCGTCGCTATCGGAATCACTGCCTGGATCGATGTTGGGATCGCTGTCAGGTTCGCCGTCCAAATTATCTTCATCCTCGTCATCCGAAAACAGGTCGGATTCTTCGGATTCTTCAAACAGGGAGTCATCCTCGTCCGGATCTTCCACGGTATAGCCGTCCAGGCTGTCCTCGGATGCGACGGAAGGCTCGTCGAGCGAATCGTCGGAAGGCGTGAAGCCGACGTCGTCCTCATCGTTGAAATCCTGCTTCAGGTCGATTTCCTGATCATCCTTGTCGAGCACCTTGACATCCAGCGCAAGGGCCTGAAGCTCCTTGATCAGGACCTTAAAGGATTCCGGCACGCCGGGCTTCGGGATGTTCTGGCCCTTGACGATCGCTTCATAGGTCTTTACGCGGCCGACGACATCGTCGGACTTGACGGTGAGGATCTCCTGAAGGGTGTAGGCGGCGCCGTAGGCTTCGAGCGCCCACACCTCCATCTCGCCGAAGCGCTGGCCGCCGAACTGGGCCTTGCCGCCCAAAGGCTGCTGCGTGACAAGGGAGTACGGCCCCGTGGAACGGGCGTGGATCTTATCGTCGACCAGATGATGCAGCTTCAGGTAGTACATATAGCCTACGGTGACAAGATTGTCGAACGGCTCTCCGGTGCGCCCGTCGATGAGCTGCACCTTTCCGTCCTCGCGCATTCCGGCCATCCGGAAGCATTCGCGGATATCGTCTTCATGCGCGCCGTCGAACACGGGGGTCATGATCTTCCACCCCAGCTTCTTCGCGGCCATGCCGAGATGGACCTCCAGCACCTGCCCGATGTTCATACGGGACGGGACGCCCAGGGGGTTCAGCACGATGTCGAGCGGCGTGCCGTCCGGCAGGAACGGCATATCCTCGATCGGCAGGATACGGGAAACGACGCCCTTGTTTCCATGGCGGCCGGCCATTTTGTCGCCGACCGAGACCTTGCGCTTCTGGGCGATATAGCAGCGGACCACCTTGTTGACGCCCGGGCTCAGCTCGTCGTGGCTGTTTTCGCGGGTGAAGACCTTGACATCCACCACGATGCCGTATTCGCCGTGGGGCACGCGCAGGGAAGTGTCGCGGACCTCCCGCGCCTTTTCCCCGAAGATGGCGCGCAGCAGGCGTTCCTCGGCAGTCAGCTCCGTTTCGCCCTTCGGCGTCACCTTGCCGACCAGGATATCGCCCGCGCGCACTTCGGCGCCGACGCGGATGATCCCGCTGTCGTCCAGATCGCCGAGCAGATCCTCGTTGACGTTCGGGATGTCGCGCGTGATCTCCTCCGGCCCGAGCTTGGTGTCCCTGGCTTCCGTTTCGTATTCTTCAATATGGATGGATGTATAAACATCATCCCTTACGATCTTTTCACTGATGAGGACGGCATCCTCGTAGTTGTAGCCCTCCCAGGTCATGAAGCCGATCAGCACGTTCTTGCCGAGGCTGATCTCTCCGTTGTGGGTGGCGGGGCCATCCGCGATCACTTCGCCGGCCCCGACGTGCTGCCCGCGGTCCACCACCGGCACCTGATTGATGCAGGTGCCCTGGTTGGAGCGCATGAACTTCGTGATATGGTAGGCGTCGATTTCCCCGGTGTCGTCGCGGGTCACGCGGATCTCATCCGCGCTGACGCTGCGCACGACGCCGGCGTTTTTGGCGAGCACGCAGACGCCGGAATCCACGCCGGCCTTGTATTCCATGCCGGTGCCAACGATCGGCGACTCCGTTTTCAGCAGCGGAACCGCCTGCCTCTGCATGTTGGAGCCCATCAGGGCGCGGTTCGCGTCGTCGTTTTCCAGGAACGGAATCATCGCGGTCGCGACGGAAACGACCATTCGGGGCGAAACATCCATATAATCGGCCTTGTCGCTCTCCACCTGAACGAATTCGTCGCGGTAGCGGCCGTTGATTTTCGGGTTGACGAAATGGCCTTCCTTGTCGAGCGGTTCGTTGGCCTGCGCCACAATATAATCGTCTTCCATGTCGGCGGTCATATACACGACGTCGGAAGTGACGCATCCGGTTTCCTTGTCCACGCGGCGGAACGGCGCTTCGACAAAGCCGTACTCGTTGATGCGCGCGAAGGTGGCCAGATAGGAGATCAGGCCGATGTTCGGGCCTTCCGGCGTCTCGATCGGGCACATGCGCCCGTAATGGCTGTAGTGGACGTCGCGCACCTCGAATCCGGCGCGGTCGCGCGAGAGCCCGCCGGGGCCGAGCGCGGAAAGGCGGCGCTTGTGCGTCAGCTCCGCGAGCGGGTTGGTCTGGTCCATAAACTGGGACAGCGGAGAGGAGCCGAAGAATTCCTTGATCGCCGCCACCACCGGACGGATGTTGATGAGCGAATGGGGCGTCAGAATTTCCAGATCCTGAGCCTGAAGTGTCATGCGTTCACGAATAACGCGCTCCAGACGGGAGAATCCTATTCTAAACTGGTTCTGCAGCAGCTCGCCGACCGAACGGATGCGGCGGTTGCCGAGATGGTCGATGTCGTCGGTATGGCCGAGGCCGACCGCAAGGCAGTTCATATAATTGATCGAGGCGAAAATATCGTCGATGATGATGTGCTTCGGGATCAGCTCGTCGATCCTGCTGCGGATGGCCTCCTTGAGCCCGTCGTCGTCGGAGCTGGAATCGAGGATTTCCGCGAGGACGCTGAAGCGGACCCGCTCGTTGACGCCGCATTCATCCTTGGCGTCGAACCCCACGAACTTGCTGATGTCGACCATGCCGTTCGAGATGACCTTCACCTCGCGCTCCCCGACGCGCACAAAAGCGACGGAAACGCCGGCGTCGTCGATTTCCACGGCCTTTTTGTGGGAAACGACCTCCCCCGCCTCCGCCATCAGCTCGCCGGTCATCGGGTTGACGATGGGGCGCGACAGCTCCTGGTCGGTGATGCGGCCGGCCAGACTCAGCTTTTTGTTGTATTTATAACGGCCCACGCGCGAAAGATCATAGCGGCGGGAATCGAAAAACAATCCGTTGATGTGGGACTGAGCGCTTTCAATGGTGGGGGGTTCACTCGGCCTTAATTTGCGGTAAACCTCGAACAGAGCCTCTTCGGTATTTTTGCAGGGGTCCTTTTCAATGGTTGCAAGAATGCGGTCGTCATCCCCGAAATATTCCCGGATGTCCTCATCGGTGCTCAGGCCGAGCGCGCGGATGAAAACGGTGACCGGCAGTTTCCGGTTCTTGTCGATGCGGACGTAAAAAACATCGTTGGCGTCGTTCTCATATTCGAGCCAGGCGCCCCGGTTCGGGATGACCGTGCAGCTGAACAGCTCCTTTCCGGTTTTGTCATATTCCATTTTATAATAAACACCGGGTGAACGAACCAGCTGGGAAACAATCACGCGTTCCGCGCCGTTGATGATGAACGTGCCGCTGTCCGTCATCAGCGGAAAATCGCCCATGAAAACCTCGGATTCCTTGATCTCGCCGCTTTCCTTATTCAAAAGGCGGGCGGTCACCCGCAGGGCGGCGGCATAGGTGGTGTCGCGTTCCTTACATTCCTCCACACTGTAATTCGGCTTGTCATCCAGTTTATAGTCAACAAAATCGAGCACCAGGTTCCCGGTGTAATCCGTAATGCCGGAAACGTCTTTAAAAACCTCTTTCAGCCCTTCGTCAAGAAACCATTGATAGGAATTCTTCTGCACCTCAATCAAGTTTGGCATGTCCAAAACTTCATCGATCCGCGCAAAGCTCATTCGGGTGCTCTTGCCTAACTGTACCGGTTTGACATTCACCATTGGCTCAATCACTCCATTCATATATTTAACCATCTTTTTAAGATAAACAAACAGTCAATGAAGGCTCACACCACCGTTTCTGCAAAATTTTTCAAGTAGCTCTTGCCTTTTTTATCAATTCGTGATAGAATAAATCTAATCAGGGAAGAGTATATGTTTCCATGATGATGCAGTATATTAGTTTATTACAATATCTAAAATTTGTCAAGCTTTTTTGCAAAAAAAGTATGCCATCCCGCGATACGGGATGGATTTTTTTGTTTTTCACCCTGTAAAAACGGAAAAATCCGCGGTTTCAAACGGCTGCAGGCCGCAAAAAGATGGCAGACACTTTTGTGTCTGCCATCTTTATTATGTACATATTCCGTCCCCGCCCTATTTCCCCAATTTCTCCGTCTCCCCCGGCAAATTGGAAAAGGTATAGGAATCCAGCTTATCCCGCACCACAAGGGAGATTTCCTCGTAAATCCGGTGAAACCGGCAGGCCGTGTGGGTGCAGTAATATTCATCCTGCTGGCACCGGCTGATCATATAGGGCCCCTCGACGGATTCGATGACCTCGCGCAGGGTGATTTCTCCCCCGGGGCGAGCCAGCATATATCCCCCGTGGGCTCCCTTATACGACTTCACCAGACTGTCGGCCACCAGTTTGCGCAGAATTTTCAGCGCAAACCGAAGGGGCACGTGCGTTTCCTCGGAAATACTTCTCGCATCGACCTTTTTGTCGGACTGTGCGAGCATATCGACGATCCTCACCGCATAATCCGCTTCTAATGTCATATGCATGCTGCATGCTCCTCACTAAAATCAATCCAGAAAATCCTTCAGCTTCTTGCTGCGGCTCGGATGGCGCAGCTTGCGCAGGGCCTTCGCCTCGATCTGGCGGATCCGCTCCCTGGTGACGTTGAATTCCTTGCCGACTTCCTCCAGCGTGCGGGAGCGGCCGTCCTCCAGCCCGAACCGCAGGCGCAGCACCTTTTCCTCCCTCGGGGTCAGCGTATCCAGCACCTCCCCGAGCTGTTCCTTTAAAAGGGTGTGGGAGGCGGCATCCGCGGGAGCGGGGGCTTCGTCATCCGGGATAAAATCTCCCAGATGGCTGTCCTCCTCCTCGCCGATCGGGGTTTCCAGCGAAACGGGCTCCTGCGCGACGCGCATGATCTCGCGCACCTTATCCACCGGCATGTCGAGCTCCGCGGAAATTTCGTCCGCGGTGGGCTCGTGGCCGTTGGTGTGAAGAAGCTGGCTGGAAACCTTTTTCACCTTGTTGATCGTTTCCACCATATGCACGGGGATGCGGATGGTGCGCGCCTGATCCGCGATGGCCCGGGTGATTGCCTGACGAATCCACCACGTGGCGTAGGTGGAAAATTTAAAGCCCTTGGTGTAATCGAATTTTTCCACGGCCTTGATCAGCCCGAGGTTCCCCTCCTGAATCAGGTCGAGGAACTGCATGCCGCGCCCCAGGTAGCGTTTCGCGATGCTGACCACCAGGCGCAGGTTCGCTTCGGAAAGGCGCTTTTTCGCCGCTTCATCCCCTTCGGAAATCCGGATGGCAAGGTCGATCTCCTCTTCGGGGGAAAGCAGCGGAACGCGGCCGATCTCCTTTAAATAGACCTTGACCGGATCGTCGATCGCGATCCCCTCGCTGCTCAGCGAGGACTCCACATCCTCGCTCTCGTCGCCCGGAGTTGTGATATCAAGGTCTTCCAAAGGCAGGTTCGCAAAGTCTTCGATGATCTCGACCCCCTGTGCTTCCAGCGTATCGTAAAATTTTTCGATCTGTTCCGGCTCAAAATCGAGTTCGCCCAGAGCATCCAGAATCTCCTTTGTGGAAAGCTGCCCCTTGCTTTTTCCAAGCTCGATCAAATCCCTGATAACCGTCTTCTTATCCGGCGTTTCCATAACCGATTTCCCCCTATTTTTTCTGCTCCTTCAGCCGCTCGAGATATTCCCTGATATCCTGCGGCTGAGCAGAGCCTGCGCTCTGCACCTTCATTTTACCGTTTTCCTGTAAAATGACGTCAATATATTCCCCGGCATCCTGCGCAGTTACAGCGACCTGATGATATTGTGCCAGCATTTTTGCCACAGCGGCGATTTCATCGACGGAAAACTCTTCCGAAAGGTCTGTAAGGCTGCACGCCTTGCCGTTCTTAATTTTCCCAAGAATTACTTGATATACACGGCGGTTGAAAGCCGTGATGAATTTTTCGGCGGGCAGGGCCGCCGAAACGCGCCCGGCGGCGTCCGGATGCTGAAAAAGATAGACGATCAGCCCCTCCTCCGCATTGGCCGCCCGCAGGTGATCCTTTTTTTCCGGATTCACCGTGTCGCGGTAGCCGGCGGTCTGCTGCGCAAACGCGCGGAATTCCTTCTTGTTTTTGATCTGCATCCTCTTTCTGCTCTTTTTGTCCGCCTGAAGGAGGATGGCGCTCCGGTCCACCCCGGTTTCCTCGGCGAGCCGCCCGGCGTAAACCTCCTGCTCCACACGGTTTTCCAGCGTGGCCAGAACATCGGCCGCCCCGGAAAGATACGCGATCTTTCCATCCGGCGTCTTCATGTCGCACTGCGACCGGATCTTCTGAAGGCGGTATTCCACATCGTTCCCGCTCGCTTCCAGAAGCTGGCGGAACCGGGCGGGGCCCTGCTCCCCCAGAGACTTTATGTACTCGTCCGGGTCTTTTCCCCCGATGATGCGGATCACCCGGACGTTCAGCCCCACGCCGCGCAGGATGGGGATCGCGCGGGCCGTGGCTTTCTGCCCGGCCTCGTCGGCATCGTAAGAGAGAAAGACCTCCCCGGTGTAGCGCGCCATCAGACGGGCCTGCTCCACCGTAAGCGCGGTTCCCAGCGTCGCGATCGCGTTGGTGAAGCCGGCCTGATGGAGCGCGATGACATCCATGTAGCCTTCCGCCAGGATCAGCCCGCCGCCCGCGCTGTTCTTCGCGAAGTTCATCGCGAACAGGCCGTTGCTTTTGCGGAAGACCGGCGTGTCGGAGGTATTGAGATATTTCGGCTTGCCATCCCCCAGAATCCTGCCGCCGAACGCGATCACGTTGCCGCGCAGGTCGATAATCGGGTACATGACGCGGGAAAAGAAACGGTCCACCGGCCTTCCCGTGGAAGAGCGGAACGCGACGTTCGCCTGGATCATCTCTTCCGGATGGAACCCCTT
This window of the Ruminococcaceae bacterium BL-6 genome carries:
- the fusA gene encoding elongation factor G (Evidence 2a : Function from experimental evidences in other organisms; PubMedId : 815236, 815243, 1556067, 4629789, 19366171, 22720735; Product type e : enzyme), translating into MPRQVSLQMTRNIGIMAHIDAGKTTTTERILYYTGINHKIGEVHDGAATMDWMAQEQERGITITSAATTCFWKGHRINIIDTPGHVDFTVEVERSLRVLDGSVTVFCAKGGVEPQSETVWRQAEEYHVPRMAYVNKMDIMGADFFHVIQMMKDRLKCNAVPIQLPIGKEDTYKGLIDLVEMKAYVYYDELGKDIRCEEIPDDMKELAKKYHTALIEHVAEQDDTLFEKYLNGEQLTEKEIKDCIRKSTLANSMVPVTCGSSYRNKGVQKLLDAIVDYMPAPTDVPNIKGTNPDTGEEEDRHSSDDQPFSALAFKIATDPYVGKLCFFRVYSGTVNAGDTVYNSTKDDNERMGRILQMHANHRQDLESVYAGDIAAAVGLKNTTTGDTLCDAKHPVVLESMEFPEPVIRVAIEPKTKAGQEKMGIALAKLAEEDPTFKAYTDEETGQTIIAGMGELHLEIIVDRLMREFKVEANVGKPQVAYKETILKEASSDTKYVRQSGGKGQYGHVKIRIEPNPEKGYEFVNAVVGGAIPKEFIPAVDQGIQGAMLAGVVAGYNVVDVKVTLYDGSFHEVDSSELAFKIAGSMAFKDAMRKANPILMEPIMKVVVTAPDEYMGDVIGDLNSRRGMIQGIDAISGAQQITAEVPLSEMFGYATDMRSKTQGRGQYVMEPAHYSEVPKSVSEAIISARGK
- the rpsG gene encoding ribosomal protein S7 (BS7) (Evidence 2a : Function from experimental evidences in other organisms; PubMedId : 8722036, 12682299, 19653700; Product type s : structure) — its product is MPRRGSIAKRDVLPDPLYHSKLVTRLINNIMYDGKKGVSQKIVYGAFDIISEKTGKDPLEVFEQAMENVMPSLEVKARRVGGATYQVPIEVRPERRQTLGLRWVTNYSRLRSEKTMKERLAGEILDAINGAGGAAKKREDTHKMAEANRAFAHYRW
- the rpsL gene encoding ribosomal protein S12 (BS12) (Evidence 2a : Function from experimental evidences in other organisms; PubMedId : 11489846, 12682299, 16484214, 18252828, 19383706, 20007320; Product type s : structure), whose product is MPTFNQLVHTGREVSERKAKAPALLKGWNSKKRLSIDQDSPQKRGVCTSVKTATPKKPNSALRKIARVRLSNGIEVSAYIPGVGHNLQEHSVVMIRGGRVKDLPGVRYHIIRGTLDAQGVAKRMQARSKYGAKRPKPGAAKKG